The nucleotide sequence AAATCCGAAAACGGTCTTTTGGACTTGCTTGAATCCAATGTAGGAGCTTCAACAATTTATGAGGTCTGCCGATTCAAGGAAAAACAGCTTGAGTTTGCTTTTTCGCACACAAACAATTACGGCGAAACCTACTACTCCTTTGTAAACGGACAATACACTTCCGACGGCGGAACCCACCTTTCGGCTTTTAAGGAAGGCTTATTAAAAGGCATTAACGAATATTTTAGAAAGAACTATAAGAGCGAAGACGTAAGAGAGGGAACCTGTGCTGCCGTTTCAGTAAAAATTCAAGCTCCCGTCTTCGAAAGCCAGACAAAGAACAAGCTAGGCAACACCGAGGTACGCTCTTGGATAGTCAACGATACAAAGTCGGCAGTAGTTGAATGGCTGCAAAAAAATGCGGACTCTGCCGCAAAACTTGAAAGCAAGATAATTGCCAACGAAAAACTCCGCACCGAGCTTAACACGGTAAAAAAAGAAGCAAAGGCAGCAGCAAAAAAAATTGCCATAAAGATTCCGAAATTAAAGGACTGTAAATTCCATTTAGGAGACGGAAAATTCGGTGAAGACACCATGATCTTCATCACCGAAGGAGACTCGGCTACAGGGGCAATGGTTTCAAGCAGGGATGTTTTAACGCAGGCAATTTTTTCTCTTCGAGGAAAACCCGAAAACATGTACGGCAAAAAACGGGCTCAGATATACAAAAACGCCGAGCTTTATAATATGATGATGGCCCTGGGCATCGAAAACGATATTGAGGGCTTGCGCTACTCTAAAATCGTAATCGCAACTGATGCGGATAACGACGGCTTTCATATCCGTAACCTGCTTTTAACATTCTTTTTAAGCTATTTTGAAGAGCTGGTTACCTCAGGACGGGTTCATATCTTAGAAACTCCCCTATTCAGGGTACGCACCAAAAAAGAGACAAACTATTGCTATTCCGAAAAAGAAAGAGATGAGGCCGTAAGCCGCCTTGGGGCTTCTTCCGAAATTACCCGCTTTAAGGGCTTGGGAGAAATAAGCCCAAAGGAATTCGGGCAATTTATCGGGCAGGATATAAAACTCCTCCCCGTAACGGTTCAAACCCTAAAAAAAGTTCCTTCAATTTTGGAATTCTACATGGGCAAGAACACCCCCGAACGCCGCAAATTTATCATGAAAAATCTTCTGGCCGAGATAGACGCTTAATTACCTCTCCGGCGATTAAAAGTCCGGCGATTGAGGGCACCCATGCAGCCGAAGCCGGAGGGTTTTGTTTTACGGTACATTCGGTTTTAGAATAAAGCACCTTCAAGTGCTTAACATTCCTTTTTTTAAGCTCGGTACGCATTATTTTACAAAGGGGGCAGACACTTGTTCTGTAAATATCTGCAAATTCAAAATCGGCGTTTAGACGGTTTCCGCAGCCCATCGCCGAAATAAGCGGTACCTCATTTTTTTCGGCTTCGGCTGCAAGAAAAAGTTTTAGGGCTATTGTATCGACGGCATCAACTATAAAATCTACCCTTTTAAAAAAATCTTCGCCTAAAATTTTATAAAAATTATCGGGCAGGATAAAGGAACTTACAGCTTTTATTTTACATGCCGGATTTATATCGGCAATACGCTCCATTGCAATTTCGGTCTTAGCTTTTCCGATGGTAGAATAAAGGGCATAAAGCTGACGGTTGATATTGCTTTCTTCTATCTTGTCGCCGTCAATCAAAATAAGTTGCCCTGCCCCGTTTTGGGCAACCCCGCTTCGAGCAAGAGCCTCGGCAGTATAGCTTCCCACGCCTCCCAAACCGAAAACCGCAATCCGTGCGTCTTCAATTTTCTTTAAATTTTCAGAACCTAAAAGAGGCTCAAACCTCGATAAAAAACTCATAGTTCTAAAAATTATAAGCCTATCTAATCTTAAATAGAATTCCTAAAATCACAATCGTAATTAAAATTTGGATAATCACAAATCGGATTAAAACCTGAGTCGGCGACCACTGCAAATTCTTTTTCATGTGGTCATGAAGAGGAAACCTGATGTTTTTAAAAATACGGATTTTAAAAAAGCGGAGCATAACCACTTTTAAAATACCCGTTCCTCCGTTTATGAGGATAACGCCGCTCGTCATCAAAAGGATAAAGGGGTTCCGTGAAATAATTACCAGAACACCGATAAAAAAGCCCAAGGCTCTGGAACCTGCATCTCCCATAAGTACCTTACTCGGATAGGCATTATGCCAAAGATAGCCGGTAAGAACTCCGCAGAGGGTAAAAATCATAACAGCCCATTTTGCACCAGTGCTGATATTCGGAACCAAAAGATAGGCCGCAACCTTGACATGTCCCAAAACAAAGTAAAAAACTATGCCGAGGGAAACAAGGGCTAACAGAATAAGGGTTCCCGAAAGGCCGTCAACTCCGTCAGTACAGTTTGTTGTATTAATCGAAATCCACAAAATAATTATGGAAACGGCAAAGAAAACAATAGGGTGCACTTCTACAAGGTTCGATGTAAAGGGAATCCAAAAGGAAACCCTTCCTTCAAAATAGATATAAAAAATAACAAGGGCTGTTACGGCCGATAAAATAAAATCCAAGCCGCCCTTTAAATATTCTCCCCATGACTTTTCGGACCTGTCATCTAAAAAGCCTGTCAGCATAACGGCAAAGGTTATAACCAAAACAAGGCTCTGCGTAATGGTAGGTGTAATCAATAAAAAAACGCAGAGCACGAAGATGGAAATAAACACCACGCCGGCTCCCGTAGGTTTTCCTACAGCAGCTTCAGGATTTACGGTAAATTCCCGCCCTCTGTCTTTCGGCAGTTTAGAATAAAATTTAGGCAAGAGTAAAACCGTTATTAAAAAGCCCAAAAACAAGCCTAAAGAAATTAAAACGGCATAGGATTGTAAAAGTCTCATCGGCCCGAAATAGGGACCAAGCAGTTCTGCAATATGGTATAACATTTTTATATTATACCAAATTTTTATAGATTGTGTCTATTGTATTGTTTATATTATAAAATTTATGTATACTAAAGCAATGTTAAATTATATAAAGAAGATAATCGCAGGTATTGCCGTAGGTATAGCAAATGTAATTCCCGGAGTTTCAGGCGGAACCATAGCCGTCGTTTTTGGAGCCTATTCCGACCTTATAGGGGCTGCAAGCCTTGACATCAAGATCATTAAAGCTAATTTTAAAATTTATCTTTGCCTTTTCGGAGGCATGGGCTTAGGAATTCTCCTCTTTGCACGCCTTTTCAAGCTTGTTTATGAAAAGTTTCCCGTGCAGACCAATTTCTTTTTTATAGGCCTCATAATAGGAAGTATCTTTATAATCTTTGACCTTGTACGAAAAAAAGAAAAAGAAAACTCTTTTACAAAGGTCTTTAAAATTCTTTGGTTCTTTATAGGTTTAAGCATAATGCTTGCCCTGTACTTTTTTAAGGGTGCGGCGGCCTCATCAACTGCGGCCGTAGAAACATTGAGCCTCGGAAGCTTTATCTTTTTATTTCTTGCAGGTTTTGTAGGGGCTGCAGCAATGGTAATTCCGGGCATCTCAGGCTCCTTCCTCCTTTTGATAATGGGAGCTTATTATACGGTAATCAAAGCCATTACAGAGCTTAACATTCCGGTACTGATTCCTGTAGGCTTAGGTATTCTAGCCGGCATTATTCTTTCTGCCCGTTTAATCGGTTTTTTAATGGAGAAATTTCCCAAGATAACCTACGCCTTTATTTTAGGGCTGGTTGCAGGTTCAATCCGTCACATGCTACCCGACGGCTGACTGCTGCCTTCAATGAGGCTGGCTGCAGTCCTCTGTATGCTTGCAGGCTGGGGCCTGATAACGCTGTTTGAAAAGATAAAAAAAGATTAAATTGAAGTAAGGAAATTAACATGTTACATAAAAGAATTTATCAAGTTGACGAAAAAGTTCCGGCGGGGCTTTTCTTGCCTTTAAGTATTCAACATACATTTGCAATGTTCGGTGCCTCGGTTTTGGTTCCGATTATATTCGGAATTGATGCAGGCATCGTTCTATTTATGAACGGTGTGGGAACCCTTTTATTTATAGCCATAACAAAGGGAAAAGCACCCGCCTACTTAGGTTCAAGCTTTGCCTTTTTAGGACCTGCCGGCCTGATTATTTCTTCCATGGGATTTCAGTATGCCCAAGGGGCCTTTATAGTAACAGGACTTTTAGGATGCCTCATAGCCTTTATAATTTATAAGTTCGGAACCTCATGGATCAATGTCATTCTTCCGCCTGCAGCCATGGGTGCCGTCGTTTCCCTGATCGGTTTTGAGCTTACGGGACTCACTGTTCGAGGCGGAACTATCGGGGCAAACATCATGACGGAATCGGCCTCACGGGGCGACATAATAGTTTTTTTTATTACGATAGGAGCGGCCGTTTTGGGTTCGGTTCTTTTTAAGGGCTTTTTATCTACCATTTCTATTTTAATTGCAAGCATTGCAGGCTACATAGCCGCAATCTTTTTCGGTATGGTAGATTTTTCGATAATAAGAGAAGCAGGACTTTTTACCCTTCCCCATTTTCAGCTTCCCAAATTCGACCTCATGGCAATTATCACAATGCTTCCCGTTCTTTTAGTTATTACAAGCGAACACATAAGCCATCAGGTAGTAACTTCCAACATCATCGGAAAAGACCTGTTAAAAAATCCCGGCCTTCACAGGAGTATCTTTGCCGATAATTTTTCGACAGCTCTTTCAGGCCTTGTCGGAGGAGTGCCCACTACAACCTACGGCGAAAACATAGGCGTTATGGCAGTTACCGGTATTTACAGCGTTTATGTAATTGCAGGAGCCGCAATCATTTCAATTTGTATGGCCTTTATAAGCCCCCTTGCAGCCCTAATCCGTACCGTGCCGGGTAACGTCATCGGCGGCATAACCTTTCTTCTCTATGGAATGATAGGAGCTTCGGGAATACGCCTTTTAGTAGATTCAAAGGTCGATTATTCAAAATCAAAAAACTTAATCCTAACCTCGATAGTATTTACCACAGGATTGAGCGGCCTCAGCATAAAATTCGGAGAAATCGAATTTAAGGGAATGGTTTTAGCCTCTCTCGTTGCCGTAGCTTTAAGCCTTATCTTTTTTATTTTTGAAAAACTTGGCATCCTGGAAGAATAGGGTGTTGACATATTGTATCTTATAAGATACAATATAATTATGATTGAGATCGAAAAAACAGATATCTATCAAAAGTGGCTTGAAAACTTAAGAGATAGAAAAGCCAAAATTATTATTACAGCCAGAATCAAAAGGCTTCAGATGGGTAATTTCGGCGATTGTAAGTTTATCAACAAAAAGATATATGAACTTCGAATCAATTATGCAAAAGGTTATAGGGTTTATTTTATTAATAAAAATAACAAAATTATTTTACTCCTTTTGGGTGGAGACAAATCTACACAAACCAAAGATATACAGAAAGCCATAGACATGGCTGAGGAGCTCGCATGAATATGAAAATATCAAAATGGGACGCAGCAGATTATCTTAAAACAAGAAAAGATATTGCAATATACTTAGATGAAATACTAAAAATTGCAAGAGAAGATAATATGCCGGAACTATTTATAGAAGCCCTTGGAGATGTAACCAGAGCTCAAGGAATGACGGATCTAGCAAAAACAATAGATGTCAGTAGAGAAAGTCTTTATAAATCGCTATCAAAAAAAGGGAATCCATCTTTTTCAACAATCTTTAAAGTTCTTGAATTTCTTAATTTAGAAATGAGCATCGCTGCCCCAAAAACTTTAAAACAAGCAAGCATGTAAAATTAACAGCATTCTCAAAAAAATATTGGATAAGTATTTGACAATGGAACTTTTGATGCGGATACAAAAAAGATTTTTGTTTTTCTTTTTAGCACTCATTCCGCTTGCCGTTTTAATCGCAAGTCTAGGCAGAGTTTTTCCGTCCGTCGGATTAAACACAAAAGAAAACCATAGGCAAAAAAATATCTTAGCCATGAGCGAAATTTATTACCGCCAAACTTTTAATAACTGTGCACCCTATTCTGCGATGGCTGCGATAAATATAATAACAAAAAAAGAAATAGATCCGGAACTTTTAGCAAAAGAAACAGGATGGCGGATAAAAAATAATTTAACCATGCCGCAAGGCCTTATCCAAGTATTGCATAAACACAAAATAAAAACAAAAGAAGCAGTTTTATCCTGCTGCTCCGATAACGAAAAAATTAATTGGATAAAAAATACGGTCGACGAAGGAAAGCCGATTATTCTTTTAATAAAAATAAAAAAAGTTTTGCATTATGTAACGGTAATAGGTTACGACGAAAATGGTTTTATTCTTTACGACTCTCTGCAAGAAAAGACAAAATCAAATCCGCGAAAAACAATAAAAGACAAACCTCAATATTACGGAAACCGTTATTACGAATATTCCGATCTTATAAAACTTTGGGATAAGGGCGGCTATAAAATATTTTTTAAAAATTGGGCATTGGTTTGCGGATAAAATTATTTAATTTGCAAATAAAAGATTCCGTACCTCAGACTAAAAACTTTTTTAGTTCTTTCTAAAAATATTTACTAAGTTGACGGTTATGGGAATCGTACAGATTAAACCTATACTTCCGGAGACGGCACGCAATATCTCGGCCGATAAAATTTCCAAATTTATGATTTCGGTAAACCCGTGCGAAAAAATGATAAAGAGTAAAAGTACGGGAATTGACGTACTCACATAGGCTAAAATAAGCGTATTGGACATTGAGCCTATAATATCCCGCCCTATATTCATCCCCGATTTTATAAGCTGTTTATTCGGTATCTTAGGGCTTACAGCTACAATCTCCCACATTGAAGAAGAAATAGACATAGCTACATCCATAACGGCACCGAGGGAGCCTATCATAATGCCGGCAAATAAGAGTCCCTGATAATCTATTTTACGGTACTGCGGAACAAAGGCTAACATTTGAGCATCTTCATTTCCCAAACCTGAAAGTCTTAGAATTTTTCCTGCAACAAAGGCAAAAAGGCCTGCTATAATAACCCCGCCTATAGTTCCCAAAATTGCCGTATAGGTTTTGTTATTCATTCCAGAAATAATAAAAAGAGTAATAACGGAGGCAAGACTGCAAATTATAATAGCCCAAAGAATAGGATTATGACCTTGAAGGATAAGGGGAAGAAAAATGCCGAATATCAGGCCTATGGTAAGCCCCAGGGAGATAAGAGCTTTTAGACCGTTTTTTTTGCCGACAAAAATTAAAACCGCTGCAAAAATAAAAATAAGAGCATAGACCTTATAGTCCCTCGCCCTCTCATAAATGCGCAAGTTGTTTATCTTCCCTGTTTCATCCTCATCCAGCTGTAAGATGAGCTTTTCGTTTACCTTAAAAATAAGCTTATAAGGAATGGCGAGCTCTATCGTATTCCGGATTGTATAAACCTCATCCCTATGCTTTCCGGTTAAAATTTTTATCTTTAAATGCTGATAACGGAAGTCCGACTCTATAGGAATATCGGGGCGGTTTTCCTTTGTATCGTCATAAACGATTTCGATAACCCTAGCCTTAACTACCTGACTTTCGGGAGCATTTATATAGGCATTATAATAACTGCTTAAACCATCATACTTCTTTTCCATATCTTGAGATAAATTTTCAGAGGAAATTTGCCCTGTGTCTTCTGCATATAAATTAAAAAATAAGAGGCTTACAATAAAAAGGAAAATACGCTTCATGTTTAATTCCGTTCATCTTTACTTAGAAGCCTCTAAAAACATCAGTTTTTAGAGGCTCCCTTTAATAAAAAGCGGCGAGAAAGTTTTCTACACCGCTTTTATAATCGAATCCTGTTATTTGCTTATATCTTTAATATAATCGACAGGTATGGGTTTAATCGTTTTAGCCTTTTTAATGGCATCAATGAGAGCATCTCTTATGGATACGCTTTCTGCAGAATTTGTAGCCTTGCTAAAATCGTAGGAATCTCCTCCCGTAAACATAAAGCTGTTTACCACAACCTTATATTTTTTATTCATATCAAGGGGTGTTCCGTCCATAAGAGTAATCTTTGTGATTCTGTTTTCAAAAGGCTTTCTGCCGTCATATTCTACCCTTAAACCTGCAAATTGACCGTCGGTAATATTAGGATTCATTATACCGTGATCAATTGCCTTTTTAATCTCAGAGCCGGGGAGATCGAAAACAACGAGGTAATTATCAAAGGGCATAATTTCATAAAGGTCGCCTACGGTGATATTGCCTGCTGCAAGGGTTCGGCGTAAGCCTCCTCCGTTTTGAATGGCTATATCGGCCTTTCCCAATTGGCGTTGAACTTCAGCTGCCCATGCACCCAAAAGGGTATTGCTTCCCTTTTCGCTTCTTTCATGGGTAAACTCACCCTCGGCAACACCGATTACTTCACCCTTAATAGGCTCCAGCTCTGTCTCATATTTTGTAAATACAGCCTTGCCTTTTTCATCCTCGATAAGAGAATCTTTGTGCTTGTAGATTTCATCGACTGCCG is from Treponema denticola and encodes:
- a CDS encoding DNA topoisomerase IV subunit B produces the protein MATKKAVYDESKIKTLSSLEHIRLRTGMYIGRLGDGSNPDDGIYILVKEVIDNSIDEFIMGNGSRIEIQQEENKITVRDFGRGIPLGKLVECVSVINTGAKYNDDVFQFSVGLNGVGTKAVNALSEHFRVVAVRDGKYAEAIFERGKLVSEKSGNTKPGIKNGTLVEFIPDTKIFGDYKFNLDFIEKRIWNYAYLNSGLTLSFNGKLFKSENGLLDLLESNVGASTIYEVCRFKEKQLEFAFSHTNNYGETYYSFVNGQYTSDGGTHLSAFKEGLLKGINEYFRKNYKSEDVREGTCAAVSVKIQAPVFESQTKNKLGNTEVRSWIVNDTKSAVVEWLQKNADSAAKLESKIIANEKLRTELNTVKKEAKAAAKKIAIKIPKLKDCKFHLGDGKFGEDTMIFITEGDSATGAMVSSRDVLTQAIFSLRGKPENMYGKKRAQIYKNAELYNMMMALGIENDIEGLRYSKIVIATDADNDGFHIRNLLLTFFLSYFEELVTSGRVHILETPLFRVRTKKETNYCYSEKERDEAVSRLGASSEITRFKGLGEISPKEFGQFIGQDIKLLPVTVQTLKKVPSILEFYMGKNTPERRKFIMKNLLAEIDA
- a CDS encoding tRNA threonylcarbamoyladenosine dehydratase, with protein sequence MSFLSRFEPLLGSENLKKIEDARIAVFGLGGVGSYTAEALARSGVAQNGAGQLILIDGDKIEESNINRQLYALYSTIGKAKTEIAMERIADINPACKIKAVSSFILPDNFYKILGEDFFKRVDFIVDAVDTIALKLFLAAEAEKNEVPLISAMGCGNRLNADFEFADIYRTSVCPLCKIMRTELKKRNVKHLKVLYSKTECTVKQNPPASAAWVPSIAGLLIAGEVIKRLSRPEDFS
- a CDS encoding phospho-N-acetylmuramoyl-pentapeptide-transferase, producing MLYHIAELLGPYFGPMRLLQSYAVLISLGLFLGFLITVLLLPKFYSKLPKDRGREFTVNPEAAVGKPTGAGVVFISIFVLCVFLLITPTITQSLVLVITFAVMLTGFLDDRSEKSWGEYLKGGLDFILSAVTALVIFYIYFEGRVSFWIPFTSNLVEVHPIVFFAVSIIILWISINTTNCTDGVDGLSGTLILLALVSLGIVFYFVLGHVKVAAYLLVPNISTGAKWAVMIFTLCGVLTGYLWHNAYPSKVLMGDAGSRALGFFIGVLVIISRNPFILLMTSGVILINGGTGILKVVMLRFFKIRIFKNIRFPLHDHMKKNLQWSPTQVLIRFVIIQILITIVILGILFKIR
- a CDS encoding DUF368 domain-containing protein; protein product: MYTKAMLNYIKKIIAGIAVGIANVIPGVSGGTIAVVFGAYSDLIGAASLDIKIIKANFKIYLCLFGGMGLGILLFARLFKLVYEKFPVQTNFFFIGLIIGSIFIIFDLVRKKEKENSFTKVFKILWFFIGLSIMLALYFFKGAAASSTAAVETLSLGSFIFLFLAGFVGAAAMVIPGISGSFLLLIMGAYYTVIKAITELNIPVLIPVGLGILAGIILSARLIGFLMEKFPKITYAFILGLVAGSIRHMLPDG
- the uraA gene encoding uracil permease, with translation MLHKRIYQVDEKVPAGLFLPLSIQHTFAMFGASVLVPIIFGIDAGIVLFMNGVGTLLFIAITKGKAPAYLGSSFAFLGPAGLIISSMGFQYAQGAFIVTGLLGCLIAFIIYKFGTSWINVILPPAAMGAVVSLIGFELTGLTVRGGTIGANIMTESASRGDIIVFFITIGAAVLGSVLFKGFLSTISILIASIAGYIAAIFFGMVDFSIIREAGLFTLPHFQLPKFDLMAIITMLPVLLVITSEHISHQVVTSNIIGKDLLKNPGLHRSIFADNFSTALSGLVGGVPTTTYGENIGVMAVTGIYSVYVIAGAAIISICMAFISPLAALIRTVPGNVIGGITFLLYGMIGASGIRLLVDSKVDYSKSKNLILTSIVFTTGLSGLSIKFGEIEFKGMVLASLVAVALSLIFFIFEKLGILEE
- a CDS encoding type II toxin-antitoxin system RelE/ParE family toxin, whose product is MIEIEKTDIYQKWLENLRDRKAKIIITARIKRLQMGNFGDCKFINKKIYELRINYAKGYRVYFINKNNKIILLLLGGDKSTQTKDIQKAIDMAEELA
- a CDS encoding addiction module antidote protein, which encodes MKISKWDAADYLKTRKDIAIYLDEILKIAREDNMPELFIEALGDVTRAQGMTDLAKTIDVSRESLYKSLSKKGNPSFSTIFKVLEFLNLEMSIAAPKTLKQASM
- a CDS encoding C39 family peptidase, with the translated sequence MELLMRIQKRFLFFFLALIPLAVLIASLGRVFPSVGLNTKENHRQKNILAMSEIYYRQTFNNCAPYSAMAAINIITKKEIDPELLAKETGWRIKNNLTMPQGLIQVLHKHKIKTKEAVLSCCSDNEKINWIKNTVDEGKPIILLIKIKKVLHYVTVIGYDENGFILYDSLQEKTKSNPRKTIKDKPQYYGNRYYEYSDLIKLWDKGGYKIFFKNWALVCG
- a CDS encoding YibE/F family protein is translated as MKRIFLFIVSLLFFNLYAEDTGQISSENLSQDMEKKYDGLSSYYNAYINAPESQVVKARVIEIVYDDTKENRPDIPIESDFRYQHLKIKILTGKHRDEVYTIRNTIELAIPYKLIFKVNEKLILQLDEDETGKINNLRIYERARDYKVYALIFIFAAVLIFVGKKNGLKALISLGLTIGLIFGIFLPLILQGHNPILWAIIICSLASVITLFIISGMNNKTYTAILGTIGGVIIAGLFAFVAGKILRLSGLGNEDAQMLAFVPQYRKIDYQGLLFAGIMIGSLGAVMDVAMSISSSMWEIVAVSPKIPNKQLIKSGMNIGRDIIGSMSNTLILAYVSTSIPVLLLFIIFSHGFTEIINLEILSAEILRAVSGSIGLICTIPITVNLVNIFRKN